The Flavobacterium faecale genomic sequence AACTTCGGTCTACGATTATGCCAATGTTTTGAGCAGCATCGAAAAAGCACAATTAGAAGAGAAGCTCATCCATTATTCTGATAGTACAACCACTCAAATTGTTGTGATTACAATCGAAAGTTTGAAGGGAGAAGATATTGGAATTCTAACCCCAAAATGGGGACAGCAATGGGGAATTGGTGGAACCAAAAAAGATGACAATGGTGTTTTGATTTTGTTGGCTAAAGCTGAAAGAAAAATATGGATTTCACCTGGTTACGGTCTCGAAGATCGATTGACAGCTGGAATTGGTGGTGAAATCACCAGAAATATTATCATTCCTGAATTTAAAGCAGGTAGCTACTACAACGGACTAGACAAAGGTACCGATGCTATTATTGATGTTTTTAAAGGAAAATACAAAGGCCAACGCAAACAAGCTGAAAGTCAAGATTTCCCTATTCTACCTTTTATTATCATTATTGTGATTATCATAATTCTTGCCTCCAAGAATAAAGGTGGCGGTAGTGGCGGAAACTCTGGCAACCGTGGTGGCGGACCAAGCCTGCTCGATGCTATTATCCTAAGTAATTTGGGACGTGGCGGTGGTGGCTTTGGTGGCGGATCATCGGGTGGTGGTTTCGGCGGTGGCGGCGGCTTCGGTGGTGGATTTGGCGGCGGAGGTTTCTCTGGTGGTGGATCTGGCGGAAGTTGGTAAAGAAACATGCTAAACCTCAATTTTCATCAGAAACAATTGAAGCATAATTACAGAAAATAGAATGATAAAAATAGCAAAGAGGCTGCCCTATTCGGACAGCCTTTTTCACTTTAAATAAATATAATATCTATTTTATTGGATATTTAAATCTTTAAATCCTGCAACCTCAGTAGATTGTTCCCCTGTAGAAGTGTTTTCAGCTCGATTTGAATTATATACTTTTACAAAATCGACACCTTTTAACTGTACTGCTTTACCATCCTTATCTACTGCCCAGCTTATGTCAATTTGTGATTTAGCATCCGTATTAGACCAGTTATCAGCGTAACCAAATTCATAGGCTGGAGTAATCCAATAACTCGCTTTTACCATCGTTGATTTCAAAAATGTTCCTTTTAAAGTCAGTGTTTCACCTTTCCAATATGGAAAATAGCTTTGTTTGTGATACGCATTTTTAGAAAGATAGCCTGTTTGTTTCTGATTGTCTGTCCATTTTATATACTCTGGCTCAGTTGCATTTGCAGGTTCTTCTATAGGTTTGTAATAGGTGATTTCATAATTTTTAATTGTGGTGTCTTTATTGTATTCAGATCCTGCAATTTCATACCATTCATCATCTGCTAAACCATTTGCATTAGCATCGTATGAAACCATTATGATTCCAGGTTCAGCATTATTTGAAAAGGCATTTCCTAGTACAACAAAATCGTTCCCATCTTTATTAATCACCGTATGATCAAAACCAAAAGTCACGTAGCCTCCAAAACCACCTAATGTAATCATACTATTTGCAGTTAATTTTTCTTCTGCTTTCACTCTCATGGTCTCTGCTGTATCATCCTTTGTGGCTAGTGGCAAGACATTTATAAATTGGCCTGGAGCTGGCAAATATTCGAATACTCTCGTTATTTTATTGATATATACCTTGTCATTAACCGTAACAACAAAGGTTTTAACGGTTTCGCCGCCTTGATTCTTTGCTGTAAATTGAATTGTGTATGTTCCTGCTGCTACAAATACATTTTCAAAATTAGCCGTAGTATTACTTTCTTTCCCTTCAATAGACCAAGAATAAGTTGCTCCTTGATCATTTTTTACTTGTGGTTGTATACGCAACCATTGCATTTTGTCGATTGAGAAACCACCTGTAGGTTCTGTGATGGATATTTCTGGAGCACTAATTTCATCTTTAGAACAGGATGCTGTAAACAGAATGATCGATAGCGCAATAATAATCTTTTTCATTTTTTTATAAATTTATGTGTAATTGATTTTATTTTAATTTGTTTTTGAAGGCAATATGAGCAGGTATATCTCCCGTGGTCACCGTAAATTTGACTGTGCCTGTTGGCTCAACACAGTATAATTTTCCGGGAGAGACATAGTCACCAGCATCAGTGATGTAAACATTTTTTGAAATAGGATCAACTGCAATGCCGTATGGAGTTTGAATTAAATCACTTACTGATTTTGGCAAAAAACTAGTATCACTAACTGTCTCTGTTTTTATGTTTATCATGGAATATGTAGTTGTAAAATCAAAAGTGGTGTAACTAAACTCA encodes the following:
- a CDS encoding PKD-like domain-containing protein, whose protein sequence is MKKIIIALSIILFTASCSKDEISAPEISITEPTGGFSIDKMQWLRIQPQVKNDQGATYSWSIEGKESNTTANFENVFVAAGTYTIQFTAKNQGGETVKTFVVTVNDKVYINKITRVFEYLPAPGQFINVLPLATKDDTAETMRVKAEEKLTANSMITLGGFGGYVTFGFDHTVINKDGNDFVVLGNAFSNNAEPGIIMVSYDANANGLADDEWYEIAGSEYNKDTTIKNYEITYYKPIEEPANATEPEYIKWTDNQKQTGYLSKNAYHKQSYFPYWKGETLTLKGTFLKSTMVKASYWITPAYEFGYADNWSNTDAKSQIDISWAVDKDGKAVQLKGVDFVKVYNSNRAENTSTGEQSTEVAGFKDLNIQ
- a CDS encoding TPM domain-containing protein; translation: MQKSTFKKQLSKNKKQFLTKDWSVILALLLLLNSGFLFAQFTIPEPPKMQTSVYDYANVLSSIEKAQLEEKLIHYSDSTTTQIVVITIESLKGEDIGILTPKWGQQWGIGGTKKDDNGVLILLAKAERKIWISPGYGLEDRLTAGIGGEITRNIIIPEFKAGSYYNGLDKGTDAIIDVFKGKYKGQRKQAESQDFPILPFIIIIVIIIILASKNKGGGSGGNSGNRGGGPSLLDAIILSNLGRGGGGFGGGSSGGGFGGGGGFGGGFGGGGFSGGGSGGSW